The following are encoded together in the Triticum dicoccoides isolate Atlit2015 ecotype Zavitan chromosome 6B, WEW_v2.0, whole genome shotgun sequence genome:
- the LOC119324100 gene encoding probable peroxygenase 5, producing MGATGQRRMSSLPAAAAAPLLLLLAVSSWSQAAAAPAWTTDLEKHVAFFDTDNDGIVTFSETEQGLRAIGLGVLEATASATLINGAIGPKTRPENATTSRFDIYIANIQKGIHGSDSGSYDAQGRFVPAKFNEIFTKYAMVKPNALNEDELDAMRTANRKEGDFKGWAASKAEWGMLYSLAKDKDGFLQKDTVRTVYDGSLFAKLAKKAGN from the exons ATGGGCGCCACCGGCCAGCGTCGGATGTCATCTCTGCCCGCGGCGGCGGCCGCGCCTCTCCTGCTTCTGCTCGCCGTGTCCTCCT GGAgccaggcggcggcggctccggcctggacgacggacctggagaagcacGTGGCGTTCTTCGACACCGACAACGACGGCATCGTCACCTTCTCCGAAACCGAGCAAG GGCTTCGTGCCATCGGTCTCGGAGTTCTCGAGGCGACGGCCAGCGCGACCCTGATCAACGGAGCCATCGGACCCAAGACCAGACCT GAAAATGCTACGACATCGCGGTTTGACATCTACATAGCGAACATCCAGAAGGGGATCCACGGGAGCGACAGCGGTTCGTACGATGCTCAAGGAAGGTTTGTTCCGGCCAAGTTCAACGAGATATTCACCAAGTACGCCATGGTCAAGCCGAACGCCCTGAACGAGGACGAGCTGGATGCGATGCGCACTGCCAACAGGAAGGAGGGTGACTTCAAAGGATG GGCGGCGTCGAAGGCGGAGTGGGGCATGCTCTACAGCCTCGCCAAGGACAAGGACGGCTTCCTTCAGAAGGACACCGTGCGCACCGTCTATGATGGTAGCCTCTTCGCTAAGCTGGCGAAGAAGGCTGGAAATTAA